One part of the Algibacter sp. L1A34 genome encodes these proteins:
- a CDS encoding VF530 family DNA-binding protein, translated as MKIKQVSLQDIENLKAIEKQTFRETYASVNNEEHISAYTLKKNKLANKQTPSKTLKETELQPKPKRIRRPATEEQLSNPFHGVKLKQVLEHLVAHYGWAYLGERTNLRCFIYNPTMKSSLGFLRRTTWAREHVEDLYLDMLDETKEEKEEAK; from the coding sequence ATGAAAATCAAACAAGTAAGTCTTCAAGATATTGAAAACTTAAAAGCAATTGAAAAACAAACATTTAGGGAGACTTACGCTTCGGTAAACAACGAAGAACATATATCCGCATATACACTAAAAAAGAACAAATTGGCTAATAAACAGACACCATCTAAAACACTCAAAGAAACAGAACTGCAACCAAAGCCTAAACGCATAAGAAGACCAGCAACAGAAGAACAACTAAGCAATCCGTTTCATGGAGTAAAACTAAAACAGGTTTTAGAACATTTGGTAGCACATTATGGTTGGGCGTATTTGGGAGAACGTACTAATCTTCGCTGTTTTATCTACAATCCTACTATGAAATCTAGTCTTGGTTTCTTAAGAAGAACAACTTGGGCAAGAGAGCATGTTGAAGACCTTTATTTAGATATGCTAGACGAAACAAAAGAAGAAAAAGAAGAAGCGAAATAG
- a CDS encoding serine hydrolase domain-containing protein: MNLKQLKIPFIILLLIIIVAAVIYNQNNKKAQEFKDAMAMKNQEYSFIHMDEYLPTKTVKKANTPFLFPKINNITLPENFSHNGTTYNTLKYIDSSYTQGFIFIQNDTIQYEDYWRGQKEDVRHISWSMAKSYVSALFGIAMEEGYIKSIDETVETYLPELKGSGYDGVKIKDVLQMSTGIKFDETYSDLNSDINRYWQGFITGKSQDAFASTLTNDIPPGTYNHYVSINTHVLGMIIVKATGRSLTDYLEEKIWKPIGTEFDAYWLADGEGMEMANGGLNACLRDYAKLGKLYLQKGNWNGKQIVPLSWFEASVNSNEEHLQAVSKNSSSPGIGYGYQWWINDGNEGEFMAIGVFNQHIYINPTTNTVIVKNSANKNYYDQNNPYVQTLVHLELYRKLAHLSD; encoded by the coding sequence ATGAATTTAAAACAGCTCAAAATTCCATTTATCATTTTATTGCTAATTATAATAGTAGCAGCTGTGATCTACAACCAGAACAACAAAAAAGCCCAAGAGTTTAAAGACGCTATGGCTATGAAAAATCAAGAATATTCGTTTATACACATGGACGAATATTTGCCTACTAAAACAGTAAAAAAAGCCAATACTCCTTTTCTATTTCCTAAAATAAATAATATAACATTACCCGAAAATTTTAGTCATAATGGTACAACCTACAACACTTTAAAGTACATAGACTCATCGTACACGCAAGGCTTTATTTTTATTCAAAATGATACCATTCAGTACGAGGATTATTGGCGCGGACAAAAAGAAGATGTGCGGCATATCTCTTGGTCTATGGCAAAATCTTATGTGTCGGCGCTTTTTGGCATCGCTATGGAAGAAGGTTATATTAAAAGTATCGATGAAACCGTAGAAACCTACTTACCCGAATTAAAAGGCTCTGGTTACGATGGTGTAAAAATAAAAGATGTTTTACAAATGTCTACAGGTATTAAATTCGACGAAACCTACAGCGACCTCAATTCTGATATTAATAGATATTGGCAAGGTTTTATTACCGGAAAATCTCAAGATGCCTTTGCTAGCACATTAACTAACGACATACCTCCCGGAACTTACAACCATTACGTAAGCATTAACACCCATGTTTTGGGCATGATTATCGTTAAAGCTACCGGCAGAAGTTTAACCGACTATCTAGAAGAAAAAATATGGAAACCTATTGGCACAGAATTCGATGCCTATTGGTTAGCCGATGGCGAAGGCATGGAAATGGCAAACGGCGGACTAAATGCTTGCTTAAGAGATTATGCCAAACTAGGAAAACTGTATCTCCAAAAAGGGAATTGGAATGGCAAACAAATTGTACCGCTAAGTTGGTTTGAAGCTTCCGTAAATTCCAACGAAGAACATTTGCAAGCAGTAAGTAAAAACTCCTCTAGCCCTGGCATAGGTTACGGTTATCAATGGTGGATTAACGATGGTAACGAAGGCGAGTTTATGGCCATTGGCGTATTTAACCAGCATATCTATATCAACCCAACCACAAACACGGTTATTGTAAAAAATTCGGCCAATAAAAATTATTACGATCAAAATAACCCTTATGTGCAAACTCTTGTGCATTTAGAATTATACAGAAAACTGGCGCATTTAAGTGATTAA
- a CDS encoding TIR domain-containing protein, whose translation MAWSGIKRRVFISHFRGDRTEVDNFINHFANNLGIFTPYVLGANDNDEFIDSTNTDYVMGRIREKYLKDSTVTIVLLGSCTHSRRYVDWEIKSSLRQGNYTPNGLISIVLPSQNNSAHLPPRFEANWNQEHSNCYGRYWSYPTTGNQLGEWIDDAYYARSTRNKLIVNSQSIMKYNTSCKIHNQTH comes from the coding sequence ATGGCTTGGTCAGGAATAAAAAGAAGAGTTTTTATATCACACTTCAGAGGCGATAGAACTGAAGTAGATAATTTTATAAATCATTTTGCTAATAATCTAGGCATTTTCACACCTTATGTTCTTGGTGCAAACGATAATGATGAATTTATTGACAGTACAAACACTGACTATGTAATGGGACGTATTCGAGAAAAATATTTAAAAGATTCAACTGTTACAATTGTCCTTTTAGGAAGTTGCACCCATAGTAGAAGATATGTAGATTGGGAAATAAAATCATCTTTAAGACAAGGTAATTATACACCAAATGGATTAATAAGTATTGTTTTGCCTAGTCAAAATAACTCTGCTCACCTTCCACCTAGATTTGAAGCAAATTGGAATCAAGAGCATTCTAATTGTTATGGAAGATATTGGTCTTATCCAACAACAGGAAATCAACTTGGAGAATGGATTGATGATGCATACTATGCCAGAAGTACCAGAAATAAATTAATTGTAAATTCACAATCAATTATGAAATATAATACATCTTGTAAAATACACAATCAAACACATTAA
- a CDS encoding TIR domain-containing protein codes for MNIEKKTRNCFISYHHDNDQKYLSKLRKTVKSMKVSDYSLKTDIGHLTNETIYNKIRSKMRTCSVTIILIGTRTGHRKWIDWEIWASLRGYNHPFDKKKSFKPNGLLAIFLPGQNHSIPDRLQDNIDSGYAVSMRWKNLERDFESKVNYAYRKRNNAANLIRNNRNRQESNAINFLGIKI; via the coding sequence ATGAACATCGAGAAAAAAACAAGAAATTGCTTTATAAGTTATCATCACGATAATGACCAAAAATATCTTTCTAAATTAAGAAAGACTGTAAAGAGTATGAAAGTTTCTGATTATTCTCTTAAAACAGATATTGGTCATTTAACAAATGAAACTATATACAATAAGATTAGAAGTAAAATGAGAACTTGTTCAGTTACAATTATTTTAATAGGAACAAGAACAGGGCATAGAAAATGGATAGATTGGGAAATTTGGGCTTCTTTAAGAGGTTATAATCATCCTTTTGATAAAAAGAAATCATTTAAACCAAATGGTCTTTTAGCAATTTTTCTACCAGGACAAAATCATTCAATTCCAGACAGATTACAAGATAATATAGATTCAGGTTATGCTGTGTCTATGAGATGGAAAAATTTAGAAAGAGATTTTGAAAGCAAAGTAAATTATGCTTATCGGAAAAGAAATAATGCTGCAAATTTAATACGCAATAACAGAAACCGACAAGAAAGTAATGCAATAAACTTTCTAGGAATAAAAATCTAA
- a CDS encoding L-dopachrome tautomerase-related protein → MRKIFILVIVFGIWSCTSEKPEIENIASFKGQQVTGVTVSDNGRVFANFPRWREQVKNSVIEVTNTTSTPFPNQTWNSWDIGKTVTDSVFVAVQSVVAFENTLYVLDTRNPLFKGVIVNPRIFAFNLSSNKLEKIYVLQEESFHKDSYINDLRIDKKKGKIYLTDSGHAGLVVIDIASRTSFRALDNHKSTLAETNQLTFNNGIWKNTVHSDGIALDTKNDMLYFHALTGYNLYAISTENLLSQNKATIENGVKHIAKTSAPDGMIMDASGQLFYADLEHNKIMKLDVTSGEISVVAEGEQVKWADTFSIYKNELYYTNSRINEAKGDISALEFTINKLKIN, encoded by the coding sequence ATGAGAAAGATATTTATACTAGTTATTGTCTTTGGAATTTGGAGTTGCACCTCTGAAAAGCCCGAAATTGAAAATATAGCCTCTTTTAAAGGTCAACAAGTTACTGGTGTTACAGTGAGTGATAATGGTCGTGTTTTTGCCAACTTTCCGAGATGGCGCGAACAGGTTAAAAACTCGGTAATTGAAGTTACCAATACTACATCAACACCTTTTCCTAATCAAACTTGGAACAGTTGGGATATTGGAAAAACTGTTACCGACAGTGTATTTGTGGCCGTACAATCGGTAGTTGCTTTCGAAAATACGTTGTATGTTCTCGATACTCGCAACCCGTTATTTAAAGGTGTTATAGTAAACCCTAGAATTTTCGCTTTTAATCTGTCTTCTAATAAACTAGAAAAAATCTATGTTTTACAAGAGGAAAGTTTTCATAAAGACTCTTACATTAACGACTTACGCATAGACAAAAAGAAGGGCAAAATTTACTTAACAGATTCTGGTCATGCTGGCCTTGTGGTGATCGATATAGCTTCCAGAACATCTTTTAGAGCGCTCGATAATCACAAATCTACCTTGGCAGAAACCAACCAATTAACGTTTAATAACGGGATTTGGAAAAATACAGTACATTCCGATGGTATTGCGCTAGATACTAAAAACGATATGCTTTATTTTCATGCACTTACCGGTTATAATCTCTATGCTATTTCAACCGAAAATCTATTGAGCCAAAATAAAGCAACTATTGAAAACGGTGTAAAACATATAGCCAAAACATCTGCTCCAGACGGGATGATTATGGATGCATCAGGACAACTTTTTTATGCCGATTTAGAACATAATAAAATTATGAAGCTAGATGTTACTAGCGGTGAAATAAGTGTTGTTGCAGAAGGCGAACAAGTAAAATGGGCCGATACTTTTAGTATTTATAAAAACGAGCTGTATTATACAAATTCTAGAATTAATGAAGCAAAAGGCGATATAAGCGCATTGGAGTTTACCATAAATAAGCTGAAAATAAACTAA
- a CDS encoding toll/interleukin-1 receptor domain-containing protein: MKYPLNIYIVWHPNSLISESIAKALYNTFCRNYKDPLSRGLGIPVYFRFKKIVDEKPVEINFNNAEKNAVILLIDEEYFLDDAFKEYTKELVNLIDDDTRIFPVSLFDKAHTIGCGLSNIQFTNGTVFLDEKLDLELREHLTKSIRKIKSEILHDCARLLMAFHPTYKDKEEDRIGSPVKLFLSHAKYDGEITTLKFKRFIEDNLKLDVFFDTVDIANGYDFAEQFKQEILNSALVVFHTDEYSNREWCRKEVLIAKKYKSPIVVAHNIKEGENRAFPYLGNMPTTVLNDDETETGFYKIIYLTLYQVLNNLYQFRLLSNYRKLVKQDVEVKIITSPPELFNFVNIKKYQKEIDKKLMILYPDPPIGIEELSILNEVDPEVEFITPINLF, encoded by the coding sequence ATGAAATATCCATTAAATATTTATATTGTATGGCATCCAAATTCGCTAATAAGTGAATCAATTGCCAAAGCTCTCTATAATACATTTTGTAGAAATTATAAAGATCCATTATCAAGAGGTTTAGGTATTCCTGTTTATTTTCGGTTTAAAAAAATTGTTGATGAGAAACCTGTTGAAATTAATTTTAATAATGCTGAAAAAAATGCTGTTATTTTACTAATTGATGAGGAATATTTTTTAGATGATGCTTTCAAAGAATACACAAAAGAGTTAGTAAATCTAATAGATGATGATACTAGAATATTCCCTGTTTCTCTATTTGACAAGGCACACACAATTGGATGTGGTTTAAGTAATATCCAATTTACTAATGGAACTGTGTTCCTAGATGAAAAACTAGATTTAGAATTAAGAGAACATTTAACAAAATCGATACGAAAAATAAAATCAGAAATTTTACATGACTGTGCTCGATTATTAATGGCTTTTCATCCAACATATAAAGACAAAGAAGAAGACAGAATTGGATCACCTGTAAAACTTTTTTTAAGCCATGCAAAATATGATGGGGAAATAACTACCCTAAAATTTAAGCGTTTTATTGAAGATAATTTAAAACTAGATGTTTTTTTTGATACTGTGGATATTGCAAATGGTTATGATTTTGCAGAACAATTTAAACAAGAGATTTTAAATTCAGCTCTTGTAGTGTTTCACACAGATGAATATTCAAATAGAGAATGGTGTCGCAAAGAGGTTCTTATTGCAAAAAAATATAAATCCCCAATTGTGGTTGCTCATAACATTAAAGAAGGCGAAAATAGAGCTTTCCCCTACCTTGGAAATATGCCCACAACTGTTTTAAATGATGACGAGACCGAAACTGGTTTCTATAAAATTATTTATTTGACATTATATCAAGTTTTAAACAATTTGTATCAATTCAGATTACTTTCTAACTATCGTAAACTAGTTAAACAAGATGTCGAAGTAAAGATAATTACCTCACCACCCGAACTTTTTAACTTTGTTAACATCAAGAAATATCAGAAAGAGATTGACAAAAAACTAATGATTCTTTATCCAGACCCTCCTATTGGGATTGAAGAATTATCTATATTGAATGAAGTAGATCCTGAAGTTGAATTTATTACTCCAATAAATCTTTTTTAA
- a CDS encoding toll/interleukin-1 receptor domain-containing protein has protein sequence MKRIKGINKADAIQALTFTLETINFTEIRNRPCVFLSHKKEDKPACRTIAKYLSDAEIDYFLDEESAELQSAVFSGNANKITENIKKGIAESTHMLVLVSEKTYKSQWVPFEVGYGHSTIIEATSNTDNSKLSILTLKDIAEKELPTFMQIGNILKGTKSLNSYISIISNQLEKSMINETRMFSHYQLNHPLDNVLNWKL, from the coding sequence ATGAAAAGGATAAAAGGAATTAACAAAGCTGACGCAATACAAGCTCTAACATTTACATTAGAAACCATAAATTTCACTGAAATTAGAAATAGACCTTGTGTATTTTTAAGTCATAAAAAAGAAGATAAACCAGCTTGTAGAACCATTGCTAAATATCTTTCTGATGCAGAAATTGACTATTTTTTGGATGAGGAAAGTGCAGAGCTGCAAAGTGCTGTATTCAGTGGAAATGCTAATAAAATAACAGAAAACATAAAAAAAGGTATTGCTGAAAGTACACATATGCTAGTTTTAGTTTCTGAGAAAACTTATAAATCTCAATGGGTTCCTTTTGAAGTCGGCTATGGTCATTCAACAATTATTGAGGCAACATCAAATACTGATAATTCTAAACTATCAATTTTAACTTTAAAAGATATTGCTGAAAAAGAATTACCAACATTTATGCAAATAGGAAATATTCTCAAAGGAACTAAATCGCTTAACTCCTATATTTCAATCATCTCCAATCAGCTAGAAAAATCAATGATAAATGAGACTAGAATGTTTTCCCATTATCAACTAAATCACCCATTAGATAATGTATTAAATTGGAAATTATAA
- a CDS encoding flavin monoamine oxidase family protein, which produces MKKKIVIIGGGLSGLYLGYKLKKEGFSIQILEANNRIGGRIFTKKNDHTKVELGATWLWRYNEELIKLCATLQISLFEQNTKGDALYEASNTNLPERFQLPGNQEISYRIVGGTATILEKLSNDFSEDELQRNQKVLRIEGQENSIHVLTENATFTADMVISTMPPQLLVNTVDFSSQLDLNLLEIANNTHTWMKDSIKFALVYKTPFWKEKGLSGVGFSNVGPFTEIYDHSDFENNHFALMGFLNAGLANETKAYREEKIRAQLFKFFGEAGKNYLYYDEKVWSKESLLHSATTRFLNPHVNNGHPVYQQNYLNGKFIIAGSETSPSYGGYMEGAIYRGNQIVKQLKIKFKR; this is translated from the coding sequence ATGAAGAAAAAAATAGTAATTATTGGTGGTGGACTTTCCGGTTTGTATTTAGGATATAAATTAAAAAAAGAAGGCTTCTCTATCCAAATTCTAGAAGCGAATAATAGAATTGGTGGAAGAATTTTTACCAAAAAAAATGATCATACAAAAGTAGAATTAGGTGCCACTTGGCTCTGGAGATACAATGAAGAACTTATAAAGTTATGTGCTACACTACAAATTTCTTTATTTGAGCAAAACACGAAAGGTGATGCTTTATATGAAGCTTCAAATACCAATTTGCCAGAACGTTTTCAATTGCCAGGAAACCAAGAAATTAGTTATAGAATTGTTGGCGGAACGGCAACTATCTTAGAAAAACTGTCTAACGATTTTTCAGAAGATGAATTGCAACGCAATCAGAAAGTTTTGCGCATTGAGGGTCAAGAAAATTCAATACACGTACTAACTGAAAATGCAACTTTTACTGCAGATATGGTTATTTCTACAATGCCACCACAACTCTTAGTTAATACGGTTGATTTTTCTTCTCAATTAGACCTCAATCTTTTAGAAATTGCAAATAATACGCATACTTGGATGAAAGATTCCATTAAGTTTGCATTGGTTTATAAAACGCCGTTTTGGAAAGAAAAAGGACTGTCTGGAGTTGGTTTTAGTAATGTAGGTCCTTTTACAGAAATCTATGACCATTCTGATTTTGAAAATAATCATTTTGCATTAATGGGCTTTTTAAATGCAGGTTTAGCTAACGAAACCAAAGCGTATAGAGAAGAAAAAATAAGAGCCCAACTTTTTAAGTTCTTTGGTGAAGCCGGAAAAAATTATCTTTATTATGATGAAAAAGTTTGGAGTAAAGAAAGCTTGTTACACTCAGCGACTACTAGGTTTCTAAATCCACATGTAAACAATGGCCATCCAGTCTATCAACAAAACTATTTAAATGGTAAATTTATAATTGCAGGTTCAGAAACGTCACCAAGCTATGGTGGTTATATGGAAGGTGCCATTTATAGAGGCAACCAAATTGTGAAACAATTAAAAATAAAATTTAAGAGATAG
- a CDS encoding TIR domain-containing protein, with translation MSQTKHKVFISYHHDNDQWYKNELLRLNKLHNIFIDGSVDTGDIDDRLDNQTIRQIIRDNYLKDTTVTILLVGTETKNRKHIDWELKSSMINGSLNKKSGILVLNLPSTGSTYYTATHSGEKEKVHPENNFWTSIDTRAEYERRYPYLPSRIIDNLLKTEAKISVVNWNEINIEKLSFLIHATFEDKATCEYDLSRTMKRNNS, from the coding sequence ATGAGCCAAACAAAACACAAAGTATTTATCAGTTATCATCACGATAATGACCAATGGTATAAAAATGAATTATTAAGATTAAATAAGTTACATAATATTTTCATAGATGGTTCTGTAGATACAGGAGACATTGATGATAGATTAGATAATCAAACTATAAGGCAAATAATTAGAGATAATTACTTAAAAGATACAACAGTTACTATTTTACTTGTTGGTACAGAAACTAAGAATAGAAAACATATTGATTGGGAATTAAAATCTAGTATGATAAATGGTTCTCTGAATAAAAAATCTGGTATTCTTGTTCTCAATTTACCTAGCACTGGCTCTACCTATTACACTGCAACTCATTCAGGTGAAAAAGAAAAGGTTCATCCAGAAAATAATTTTTGGACATCAATTGATACAAGAGCAGAATACGAAAGAAGATATCCTTATTTACCTTCAAGAATAATAGATAATTTATTAAAAACAGAAGCTAAAATATCAGTAGTTAACTGGAATGAAATTAATATTGAAAAGCTTAGTTTTTTGATTCACGCAACTTTTGAAGATAAAGCTACTTGTGAATATGATTTAAGCAGAACAATGAAAAGAAACAACTCTTAA